A single window of Chitinophaga sp. XS-30 DNA harbors:
- a CDS encoding RagB/SusD family nutrient uptake outer membrane protein: MKSLNRLFIILIAGTAITGCRKFVDVPLPITQLSTESAFSTDAKANSAMRGIYAGLVSGWVASPFTGAMTGNLGLSADELEKTSLTGEFPLFFENNLNASMNTINGALWGSFYSTIYQANNAITHIGNSKGIAPANKEFLTGEAHFLRALAYFYLVNMYDSVPLTTTADYRTNGLLFRESPEKVYEQIRQDLRYAQEKAGNQHTGTGFRARGNQWTATALLARVQLYTGNWEEAEAEATKVINAGFYKMGPLEETFLATSGEVILQLGNAGANLYTSEGSAITSSQVNPTYRFSTWLDAAFEPGDLRTDAWTRVGANGFRGPAKYKTFSNTQANAKKEGTVVLRLAEQYLIRAEARAMQDDLSGAIADVDTVRSRAGLPLLSDISPDIAKEPLLAAIMKERMTELFAEFGHRWFDVKRTGQADIIFGARKPGWRTEAALFPIPFKDRQFNPNLGQNPGYE; encoded by the coding sequence ATGAAAAGTCTTAACAGGCTCTTTATTATACTCATCGCAGGAACGGCAATAACAGGCTGCCGCAAGTTTGTGGACGTTCCGCTGCCCATTACGCAGCTCAGCACCGAATCCGCTTTTTCCACCGATGCAAAGGCCAATTCCGCCATGCGGGGCATTTACGCCGGCCTGGTATCCGGCTGGGTAGCCAGTCCGTTTACCGGCGCTATGACGGGAAACCTGGGCCTCAGCGCTGACGAACTGGAAAAAACTTCGCTGACCGGGGAGTTCCCGCTTTTCTTCGAGAATAATCTGAATGCCTCTATGAACACGATCAACGGTGCATTATGGGGCTCTTTTTACAGCACTATCTACCAGGCAAACAATGCGATTACGCATATCGGCAACTCAAAGGGCATCGCCCCGGCGAACAAGGAATTCCTGACAGGCGAAGCGCATTTCCTTCGTGCGTTGGCCTATTTCTACCTGGTGAATATGTACGACTCTGTGCCACTGACCACAACAGCAGATTACCGCACCAATGGACTGCTGTTCCGTGAATCTCCCGAAAAGGTCTATGAACAGATCCGGCAAGACCTCCGCTACGCACAGGAAAAGGCCGGCAACCAGCATACCGGTACCGGCTTTCGGGCAAGAGGCAACCAATGGACAGCGACTGCCCTATTGGCGAGAGTACAATTGTACACCGGGAATTGGGAAGAAGCGGAAGCCGAAGCCACAAAAGTCATTAACGCAGGATTCTACAAAATGGGGCCGCTGGAAGAAACATTCCTTGCCACTTCCGGCGAAGTTATTCTCCAACTGGGCAATGCCGGCGCCAATTTATATACTTCGGAAGGCAGTGCCATCACCAGCTCGCAAGTCAATCCCACTTACCGTTTCAGTACCTGGCTCGATGCCGCCTTTGAGCCCGGGGACCTTCGTACGGATGCCTGGACCCGGGTGGGTGCAAATGGCTTCCGCGGCCCCGCGAAATACAAAACTTTTTCCAACACGCAGGCCAACGCCAAAAAAGAAGGCACCGTAGTGCTTCGCCTCGCAGAGCAATACCTCATCCGCGCAGAAGCCCGCGCCATGCAGGATGATCTCTCCGGCGCCATCGCCGATGTGGATACCGTTCGTAGCCGGGCCGGACTGCCCCTGTTATCCGACATCAGTCCGGATATCGCCAAAGAACCGCTGCTGGCCGCCATCATGAAAGAAAGAATGACGGAACTGTTCGCCGAATTCGGGCACCGCTGGTTCGATGTGAAACGAACCGGTCAGGCGGATATCATCTTTGGCGCCCGTAAACCCGGCTGGCGGACGGAAGCCGCGCTGTTTCCTATTCCGTTCAAAGACAGGCAATTCAACCCTAACCTTGGTCAGAACCCGGGTTACGAATAA
- a CDS encoding TlpA disulfide reductase family protein — protein MKKYLLYLCAAAPLCASAQENFHIKGKISGWKGKDSVFINYMDDQKQLSDSTVAINGRFEFRGVVTQPTLAYIRLEKPILRTQRKDSRKFYLEDGLISITGKDSIRYATVKGTKVNQDAEHLEKQTSPVLSRLVELRMSAARTPREAQQTDAFKGLQNEYSALLDSMHNVRVRFIREHPGSHISVETLAQIAGAQIDYAKISPLYNLLDEDIRNTPTGQELAERLAMAKKIQIGSVMPSFSSLDTARNPLNLQEVVKSGKLTLVDFWASWCGPCRAENPNVVKAFNAFHEKGFNIISVSLDDNADYWKRAIIKDGMPWYHVSGLQKWQEPVAQLFGINAVPDNFLLDENGKVIARGLRGQALYDRVMAEINK, from the coding sequence ATGAAAAAATATCTGTTATACTTATGTGCCGCAGCGCCGCTTTGCGCTTCCGCACAGGAAAATTTTCACATCAAAGGGAAGATCTCGGGCTGGAAAGGAAAAGACAGCGTGTTCATCAATTATATGGATGATCAAAAACAACTGTCGGATTCAACGGTAGCCATCAACGGACGGTTCGAGTTCCGCGGCGTTGTAACGCAACCAACGCTGGCTTACATCAGGCTTGAAAAACCCATCCTGCGGACCCAGCGGAAAGATTCGCGGAAATTTTACCTGGAGGATGGCCTTATCTCCATCACCGGCAAGGATTCCATTCGTTATGCCACTGTAAAGGGCACAAAGGTCAACCAGGATGCTGAGCATCTGGAGAAACAAACTTCACCTGTGCTGAGCAGGCTGGTTGAGCTGAGAATGAGCGCCGCACGCACGCCTAGGGAAGCGCAGCAGACCGATGCATTCAAAGGCCTGCAGAACGAATATTCCGCACTGCTCGATTCCATGCACAATGTGCGCGTCCGGTTCATCCGCGAACATCCAGGCTCGCATATCTCCGTTGAAACACTGGCCCAGATAGCCGGGGCCCAGATCGATTATGCGAAAATATCGCCTTTGTACAACCTGCTGGATGAAGACATCCGCAACACCCCCACCGGCCAGGAACTGGCGGAGCGGCTGGCTATGGCAAAGAAGATACAGATCGGCAGCGTTATGCCTTCCTTCTCTTCACTGGATACCGCCCGCAATCCCCTCAACCTGCAGGAAGTGGTGAAAAGCGGAAAACTTACGCTGGTGGATTTCTGGGCCAGCTGGTGCGGCCCCTGCCGCGCGGAGAACCCGAATGTTGTGAAGGCCTTCAATGCCTTCCACGAAAAAGGCTTCAATATCATCAGCGTTTCGCTGGATGACAATGCGGACTACTGGAAACGGGCGATCATCAAAGACGGTATGCCCTGGTACCACGTATCCGGCCTGCAGAAATGGCAGGAACCCGTAGCACAGCTATTTGGCATCAACGCGGTACCGGACAATTTCCTGCTGGATGAAAACGGTAAAGTGATCGCCAGAGGATTACGGGGCCAGGCACTGTACGACAGGGTAATGGCGGAGATCAATAAATAA
- a CDS encoding carboxymuconolactone decarboxylase family protein, which produces MERINYREYPDGLMQAMRTVQTYIDKSGLDHLLLDLMRVRVSQINGCVYCLDMHFKEAVHAGEDPLRLISLPAWREAPYYSPVERAVLAFAERLTRMPEGDDGEGLHDELLLHFTKQEIALLSVAVAQINSWNRLMKSFNPEAGNYVVGSKGKDPEA; this is translated from the coding sequence ATGGAAAGGATCAATTACCGGGAATACCCGGACGGCCTGATGCAGGCCATGAGAACGGTGCAGACGTATATTGACAAGTCTGGCCTTGATCACCTGTTGCTTGATCTGATGCGGGTACGCGTGTCCCAGATCAACGGCTGTGTGTATTGCCTGGATATGCATTTCAAGGAAGCGGTACATGCCGGGGAAGACCCGTTGCGGCTGATCTCTCTTCCGGCCTGGCGGGAAGCGCCATACTATTCACCGGTGGAACGGGCCGTACTGGCTTTTGCGGAAAGGCTGACCAGGATGCCGGAAGGAGATGACGGGGAGGGGCTGCATGATGAATTGCTTCTGCATTTTACCAAACAGGAGATCGCGCTGCTCTCTGTAGCGGTGGCCCAGATCAATTCCTGGAACCGGTTGATGAAATCGTTCAATCCGGAGGCGGGAAATTATGTGGTGGGGTCGAAAGGGAAAGACCCCGAAGCATGA
- a CDS encoding sigma-70 family RNA polymerase sigma factor gives MEPLRALLTTYAYNILGSLEEAKDIVQDAYLQFMRLDEEDIREPKAYLIRTVINLSVNRKHRQQKLRAAYYGEWLPEPVATERADTMLDRKDVLSYSLMVLLEKLDARQRAVFILKEAFDYEHAEIAAVLDITAEHSRKILSRAKKQLALERNADRQDASAADMQKYLEVIRQGDVTRLERMLYEDVVLKADGGGKVTASKYPVCGRKSVMAMQLGIFRKFYADAAITISMINHQPAFFIFIGDQLVSCQIFTFAGDRISELYIVRNPDKLRTLQKHYDDCRI, from the coding sequence ATGGAACCACTCAGAGCCTTGCTCACCACTTACGCTTATAATATTCTCGGTTCACTCGAAGAAGCAAAAGATATTGTACAGGATGCATACCTGCAATTCATGCGCCTGGATGAAGAAGATATACGTGAGCCAAAAGCTTACCTCATCCGCACGGTCATCAACCTGTCCGTTAACCGCAAGCACAGGCAGCAGAAATTGCGCGCCGCCTATTATGGGGAATGGTTGCCCGAGCCGGTAGCCACGGAGCGCGCGGACACAATGCTTGACCGTAAAGATGTATTGTCCTATTCCCTCATGGTGCTGCTGGAAAAGCTGGATGCCCGGCAACGCGCGGTATTCATTTTAAAAGAGGCATTCGACTATGAGCATGCGGAAATAGCCGCTGTGCTTGATATCACCGCAGAACATTCCCGCAAGATACTGAGCCGCGCAAAAAAGCAGCTGGCGCTGGAACGGAATGCAGACAGGCAGGATGCAAGCGCCGCGGATATGCAAAAGTACCTGGAGGTGATCCGGCAGGGCGATGTAACCCGGCTTGAACGGATGTTGTATGAAGATGTGGTGCTGAAGGCCGATGGCGGCGGAAAAGTAACCGCCAGCAAATACCCGGTATGCGGAAGGAAATCCGTTATGGCCATGCAGCTGGGCATATTCAGGAAATTTTATGCCGATGCAGCTATAACGATCAGCATGATCAATCATCAGCCTGCATTCTTCATTTTCATCGGAGATCAGCTGGTCAGCTGCCAGATATTCACCTTTGCGGGCGACCGCATCTCGGAACTCTATATCGTCCGTAACCCGGATAAGCTGCGCACTTTGCAAAAGCATTATGATGATTGCAGGATATGA
- a CDS encoding DinB family protein yields MMKNEMASRASLPEVWQRGPVPGIPPLLQPVAHALLQAREELEALMGGFADAWLWQQPSGVASPAFHLQHLSGVVDRVFTYARGEALSAVQLELLRLEGVASQPALTVENLVMRFRIQVDAALAQLSGTDESILTDFRGVGRKQLPSTVIGLLVHAAEHTMRHIGQLHVTVRIIKAGYDE; encoded by the coding sequence ATGATGAAAAACGAAATGGCATCACGCGCATCACTGCCGGAAGTCTGGCAGAGAGGGCCGGTACCAGGTATCCCGCCGTTACTTCAGCCCGTGGCCCATGCACTGTTGCAGGCAAGAGAAGAGTTGGAAGCGTTGATGGGAGGATTCGCAGATGCATGGCTTTGGCAACAGCCGTCAGGTGTGGCTTCCCCTGCCTTTCACTTGCAGCATCTTTCCGGTGTGGTGGACAGGGTGTTTACCTATGCACGCGGGGAAGCCTTGTCTGCAGTACAACTGGAGTTATTACGGCTGGAAGGTGTTGCATCTCAACCTGCACTTACAGTTGAAAATCTGGTCATGCGTTTTCGTATTCAGGTAGATGCAGCATTGGCGCAACTTTCGGGAACAGATGAAAGCATACTGACGGATTTTCGCGGAGTTGGCCGGAAGCAGTTGCCATCTACCGTTATCGGGTTGCTGGTGCATGCTGCGGAACATACGATGCGGCATATCGGGCAGCTGCATGTTACCGTAAGGATCATCAAAGCCGGATATGATGAATAA
- a CDS encoding DUF4349 domain-containing protein, which yields MRSLFYYLAVPAILLSACQSGAVNETAQTTTAYAEAADSIAFPNDMALLHSPSRKRVRSADVRCRVNNVLQATSLLEHTVSGMNGMIVESSIRNEYGATRDMPYTRDSLKRVRLYTPTASLTLRIPVSGLDSVVHLLTGTAAFIEYRTLREQDKTLDYLSNALRNNETPATVKPDKKNTALDIATYEDIRKDRKIDRQIANLGIQDDTHYATFSVELFQPAAADVVTIVHPGQIIRPAFGKEFSSALLNGLDVCRSILLFFVRLWPFLLLLLAGWIGYKKLKNLRF from the coding sequence ATGCGCTCTCTTTTCTATTACCTGGCCGTACCGGCCATACTGCTCTCGGCATGCCAGTCCGGAGCAGTGAACGAAACCGCACAAACCACAACAGCCTACGCCGAAGCGGCAGATTCCATCGCATTCCCGAATGATATGGCCCTGCTGCATTCCCCATCCAGGAAGCGGGTAAGATCTGCCGATGTCCGTTGCCGGGTCAACAACGTATTACAGGCTACTTCCCTGCTGGAACATACCGTCAGCGGCATGAACGGCATGATCGTGGAAAGCAGCATCCGGAACGAATACGGCGCAACGCGGGATATGCCTTATACCCGGGATTCCCTCAAACGCGTCAGGCTTTACACACCCACCGCCAGCCTTACACTGCGGATACCGGTGAGCGGCCTCGATTCCGTTGTGCATCTCCTTACGGGAACGGCCGCCTTCATTGAATACCGCACACTCCGGGAACAGGACAAGACGCTGGACTATCTCTCCAATGCCTTGCGGAACAACGAAACACCCGCAACGGTGAAACCGGACAAGAAAAATACGGCGCTTGACATTGCCACGTATGAGGATATACGAAAAGACAGGAAGATCGACCGGCAGATCGCCAACCTTGGCATACAGGACGACACGCACTACGCCACTTTCAGCGTGGAGCTGTTCCAGCCGGCTGCGGCGGATGTAGTAACAATCGTTCATCCGGGCCAGATCATCCGGCCGGCTTTCGGGAAGGAATTCAGTTCCGCACTCCTCAACGGTCTGGATGTCTGCCGGAGCATCCTCCTGTTCTTCGTGCGTTTATGGCCTTTCCTCCTGCTGCTCCTTGCCGGATGGATAGGGTACAAGAAGCTGAAAAACCTGCGGTTCTGA
- a CDS encoding ParM/StbA family protein — protein sequence MKVSTIAFPSVFESAFGNNENSSKDLLNGLKIKKDEKWYLVGNLAKRGGINPGRITNASPSEEDYEILFKAALLNTLDKVQQPISITMGFPFSTYNVYKTAAEQFLNKRHFLVDYDTQTFNNNGAFKKGMFDIEKFEVIPEIVGGIIGLKKTTNNPNLDNFIAVSFGFGTVEGGMATGDGLVHRTCFSSHGIRYAINNLTRELNQKYYLEMKNEHQVDDAFMKGSIFTNRKRIDLREMRKTVLTQYYREVISPLMRSYFTDLDYENCEKIYLMGGGAHYKELTDAFIEEFRDFIPVEVAPEPEKLISIGYLYNSLRISDNKAARSVGLDLGNSSSIISIFENDTHTTTIQ from the coding sequence ATGAAGGTATCAACTATTGCATTCCCTAGCGTGTTCGAATCCGCATTCGGCAACAATGAAAATTCCTCCAAAGACCTGTTGAACGGCTTAAAGATCAAAAAGGACGAAAAATGGTATCTGGTGGGCAACCTCGCCAAGAGAGGCGGGATCAACCCGGGCAGGATCACCAACGCATCCCCTTCGGAGGAGGATTATGAGATACTGTTCAAAGCTGCCCTGCTGAATACGCTGGATAAAGTGCAGCAGCCCATCTCCATTACCATGGGATTCCCGTTCTCTACCTACAATGTTTACAAAACAGCCGCAGAGCAGTTCCTGAATAAAAGGCACTTCCTGGTGGATTATGATACGCAGACGTTCAATAACAACGGCGCTTTCAAAAAAGGCATGTTCGATATTGAAAAGTTTGAGGTGATCCCCGAGATCGTAGGCGGCATTATTGGCCTGAAAAAAACGACCAACAATCCTAATCTGGACAATTTCATTGCCGTGAGCTTCGGTTTCGGCACCGTGGAAGGCGGCATGGCTACCGGCGATGGTCTGGTGCACCGTACCTGTTTCAGCTCCCACGGCATCCGCTACGCGATCAATAACCTCACCCGGGAACTGAACCAGAAGTATTACCTGGAAATGAAGAATGAGCACCAGGTAGATGATGCTTTCATGAAAGGCTCGATCTTCACCAACCGTAAACGGATAGACCTGCGGGAAATGCGCAAAACGGTGCTTACCCAATATTACCGGGAAGTGATCTCTCCGCTGATGCGCAGCTATTTTACAGATCTCGATTATGAGAACTGCGAAAAGATCTACCTGATGGGTGGCGGTGCGCACTACAAAGAATTGACGGATGCCTTTATCGAGGAGTTCCGCGATTTCATTCCCGTGGAAGTAGCGCCGGAACCTGAAAAGCTGATCAGTATCGGTTATCTTTACAATTCACTGCGGATATCCGACAACAAGGCTGCCAGAAGCGTTGGGCTGGATCTCGGTAATTCCAGTTCCATCATTTCCATTTTCGAAAACGATACCCATACTACTACAATCCAATAA
- a CDS encoding polymer-forming cytoskeletal protein, giving the protein MSIFNFLKGQGPAKSFVLPREVTVSGGLEAAIPGRIEGRVNGDVRSTGQIVIGEEAVVRGHVYAPDVIIWGKVQGDVQVTNKAVICDKAHVKGDVTAMTMEIREGAVIEGAIRKDVLHPPAEIPGEPKPDPEETREPESDGQVNTWF; this is encoded by the coding sequence GTGTCGATCTTCAATTTTTTAAAGGGACAGGGCCCGGCAAAAAGCTTCGTTTTGCCCAGGGAAGTGACGGTGAGCGGCGGTCTTGAAGCGGCCATTCCCGGGCGTATTGAAGGCCGGGTGAATGGCGATGTGCGCTCCACGGGCCAGATCGTCATCGGGGAAGAGGCCGTTGTACGGGGGCATGTATATGCCCCGGATGTGATCATATGGGGCAAGGTGCAGGGCGATGTGCAGGTGACCAACAAAGCTGTGATCTGCGACAAGGCGCATGTAAAAGGTGATGTAACTGCCATGACGATGGAAATCAGGGAAGGCGCCGTGATCGAGGGCGCCATCCGCAAAGATGTACTGCATCCCCCGGCGGAAATCCCCGGGGAACCTAAACCCGATCCCGAGGAAACCCGTGAACCGGAATCAGACGGGCAGGTGAACACCTGGTTCTGA